The DNA sequence CGTATGCTCTGCCCCCGATGATCTCGTGGCATTGGCCTGTGGAGATTTCGACTTTGCGATCTTCCCCTTGGGTGAGGTTGGGGACCATTCGGATCGTTTCTCCCGTGGGTAGTTCCAAAGGCGCCAGGTATTTGTCGATCACAGCTTTCACTTCTCGCTCTTGGACATTTCCCACGATTCCATACACCACATTTCCCTGAAGGAAAGTCCGTTTCAAATGGGCACGGAGATGATCTTGGGTAAATGTGCTGATGCTGGACTTGGTCCCAAGGATAGGTTTGCCAAGGCTATGCTCGGGATAAATCATGTCGTCGAAGTCCTCAAAAATGGCTTCGTCATGCATGTCCCGATACATGTCGATCTCTTCGGAGATGACCTGTTTCTCCTTGACAATTTCTTGGGAAGGGAACGTAGAGTGGAAGGTGATATCTGTCAATAGCTCTGTGGCACGTCCAAAATAGTCCGAGACCATCGATGCGTAGAGACAGATTTTGTCCTTGGTAGTATAGGCGTTGAGATCTCCCCCAACTGACTCCAAGTAGTTGAGAATGTGGTAGGTTTTCCGTTTGGCTGTCCCCTTGAAAACCATGTGTTCGATGAAGTGAGCCATTCCCATCTGGTCGTCGAGATCGTCTCTACTCCCAGTATTGATAATGAATCCACAATGCACCGCTCTGGTGTAAGGGATGTATTTATGAACGACACGGATGCCGTTGGGTAGTTCGTGTATCTTGGTATCCATCTTATCCTCCTGCAACTACAAAAATAAAGGATTCCCAGCCAATCCGGTATAGAAATTCAGGTAAGTTTTGGGGGCCGGTGGGGAGATTGGGAATTTAGGCGTTATATTTATGCACTATCCTAGACTTACCATCTAAATTGGCTTTTGTATGAAACCTTCCTTGAGCTGGATGTATCTGCTGGCATGTCTGTTTGTTGTCGGGCTGACCGCATGTGAAGAAACTTGTAATCCTAACCTAGACGAAAAAGTCGGCGATGAGTTTTTCACCGTCACGTTTTTGGACTCCGCGGGTTTGAATCTGATCGACACATGGAACCCCGCCGACATCGTGGTCTACCTCGATACCATGGGAGGAAGACCGGTAGAATTTAGACCCGGATATACCCCAGATGGCGTTTTCGGTCCTTTCAACTACACCCAATATGATGTAGTTGATCCTGAGTTGCAAGAGGTATTCTACCCAGGGCTGTACTTTGACCGCCGTGTGTATACCTA is a window from the Pontibacter sp. G13 genome containing:
- a CDS encoding pitrilysin family protein; translated protein: MDTKIHELPNGIRVVHKYIPYTRAVHCGFIINTGSRDDLDDQMGMAHFIEHMVFKGTAKRKTYHILNYLESVGGDLNAYTTKDKICLYASMVSDYFGRATELLTDITFHSTFPSQEIVKEKQVISEEIDMYRDMHDEAIFEDFDDMIYPEHSLGKPILGTKSSISTFTQDHLRAHLKRTFLQGNVVYGIVGNVQEREVKAVIDKYLAPLELPTGETIRMVPNLTQGEDRKVEISTGQCHEIIGGRAYAMRKGHYVPFLLMDNLLGGPAMNSRLNLNIREKHGLTYSISSFYRPYQDSGMWGIYFACERKNLGKIRKLVEKELKSLADKKLGILQLSQAKKQLIGQITLGYENLLNQMLGDSKDLLDWDEISPFSDYVEAVESVTAAQIQDAAQEIFRHQQVSRITYLAG